GGTGTATGGATACCTCATGGTATCGGCATGGCAGTCGTACCTGCAACAAACAGGGCGCTGCTCCCCATGAAAAAAAAGCGTATATCCGTTATCTGTAGCGGAAGACACCTGACAAACTACCACAAACAGCGCACACGCTTTGTCAAAAGTTTACAAGAGGCGCTAGGAGATGACATCGACGTTTTTGGACGTGACAGCAACCCTATTGGCAAGAAGCGTGACGGTATCTTTCCCTATCGCTACCATGTCGTTCTCGAAAATTGTTGTCATCCACATTATTGGACAGAAAAAATTGCCGATGCGTATATGGGAGAGGCATATCCCTTTTATGCCGGATGTCCTAACCTCCATGAGTATTTCCCCAAAGAGTCTTACACCCCCATCGATATTTTTAACATTCAAAAATCTGTGGAGACGGTTGTCGCCTTGTCAGCATCGGACCTCTGGCTTGAAAAACGTGATGCTGTTTATATGGCAAAGAGACGCTACCTCTCCCAGTACGCAAAGAGGGCGAAACTCTCTCATGTTGTAAGACAATTAGCCTATACCCTTCCTCAAGTGCCAGATACCCCTTGTTCTCCATTCATCCTAAGATGACGCATCGAAACATCCATCATCGTCCCCATAACCGCCAACCCCATGGCGCAACGACACGTGTCGAACATCTTGTTTTCTTGGTTGAGAAGCAAAAAGAGAATGATGCGCCACACCATCGCCAGCATAAGACCGTCAATAACGTGCAATTCGTTTTTAAGAATGTCTCTGCTCTAGAATACCGCCACTGCTGTGTCCCACAATGGCTATACATAGACCATGGAGATATTGTCACAGAAGGATTCAAGACAACGTTTCCACGCAACAGACGTATTCTCATCGTCACCGAGCCACTGGCCGTGAGACAATATGACACTTCGTATTTCAACCAATTTGGTATTGTTTTATCGAGTTATAAGCCCGGTAAGGGTTTTGACGGTGTATGGCTTCCATCCCCCATTTACCTTCAACAGGCGTATGTCATGTCCGCCAGTGAAAAAACAAAAATCATCTCCGCTATTTGTAGCCAAAAGCGTAACAGAAACTATCATCGACAACGTCTCCGTTTTGTTGAGAGTCTGAAAGAAGAAATGGGCGATAAACTTGACGTTTTTGGACGTGACAGCAACCCCATTCCCAAGAAGCGTGACGGTATCGTTCCCTATCGCTACCATATCGTTCTCGAGAATTGTCGCCATCCCCATTACTGGTCAGAGAAACTCTCCGATGCTTATATGGGAGAAGCCTATCCTTTTTATTCAGGATGTCCTAACCTGTATGACTATTTTCCGCGCGACTCTTACACACCCATCGATATTTTTAACATTCAACAATCTGTGGACACCGTAGCAACATTATCGGCATCCACGCTGTGGCTGGACAAACGCCATGCCGTGGCGATGGCAAAGAAGCGTCTTCTCCACCAGCATAATAGGTTGTCTGTTCTCAGCCATATCGTCAAAAAATTGGCCTATGCGCTCCCTCGAGAAGCCGATACGCCATGCGCGCCATGCACAATCTCTCACACATGACCTGCCATGTCCGTGGAACGCGTAGAACATATTGTCTTCTGTATTCAGTCAGAAAACACAGAGGAGCCGAGAACATATAAAGGCATCATAAACCATGTGCAATTTGTCACATTAAGGAGCAATTTTGTCGAGTATATCCACAGCCCAATTCCACAATGGTTTTACGTTCATATCATGCCTAAAACAGTCGGCACAACATTTCCGCGCTGCAGGCGTATCCTCACCATCAACGAGCCTTATCTCAACCGTTACCACAGTCATGACGCTTTCAACCAATTCGGTGTCGTGTTATCCAATTATATGCCTGATAAAGGATTCGACGGCATATGGTCGCCAGCGCCGATTTATCGCGTACAATTGAGCAGTAAAAACCCCGTTTCCTATAACAAGACAAAACGCATATCCGTCATCTGTAGCGGAAAACAGGACAGCGACTACCAGCGACAACGTCTTCGCTTTGTGGCATCACTCAAGGAAGAACTAGGAGAGTCCCTCGATGTTTTTGGGCGCGACTCTCACCCCATCGCCAACAAGGAAGAAGGCATTATCCCTTATCGTTACCATGTCGCCCTAGAAAATTGCTGTCATCCCCATTATTGGACCGAAAAAATTGCTGACGCCTATATGGGAGGGGCCTATCCTTTTTATTCAGGATGTCCTAACCTTGACGAGTATTTTCCAAGAGAGTCTTACACGCCCATCGATATTTTCAACATTCGAGACTCTGTGGACACCGTGGCGACATTATCGGCATCCAATCTCTGGCGCGAGAAACGTGATGTCCTTATGACGGCAAGGCAACGCCTCATCCATCAGCATGATAGGCTCACAGCCGTCAGCATGATGGTAAAGAAATTGGCGTATACGCTCCCTCCCCATGCCAATGCCCCCCATGCTCATGCCCCATGTGAACCCGTCATCCTGAGAAGGAACTATGACAAGGATAGAGAGTCGTAGGATGTCTCAAGAGGGACGTCAAGAGGCGTGTCTCATGCTGGCCTCGCCCCGAATAAGGCGGTGCCAAGACGGACATGGGTCGCGCCATAGCGCATGGCGATTGTGTAGTCAGCGCTCATGCCCATGCTGAGGCAGGACACAGCGCATGCCTGCGCCAGTCCTTGCATCTGTTGAAAATACGGCGCTGGATCTTCACCAACAGGAGGAATCGCCATCAAACCATTGATAGGAATTGTCAAATCGTGTCTGACCCATGTCACAAATTCCTGTGCGTGTGTCTTGTGGATACCACCTTTTTGTGCTTCCTCGCCGATATTAACTTGGACCCAGAGGGCGGGGCATAGGCCACCTCTCTGATGACGTTCATAAGCACAGCGTTTTGCCAGCCTTTCGCTATCGAGACTCTCGATGACATCAAACATGTCAAAGGCTTGCGAGACCTTATTCCTTTGCAAATGTCCAATATAGTGGAGCTCCACTGACGGATATGCTTGACGTAAGGGACGCCACTTCTCTATGGCTTCTTGTATGCGATTCTCGGCAAAAACACGATGTCCAGCGCCTAACAGCAGCTTGATGGCGTCCACACTCTGCGTTTTGGAAACCGCCACAAGGGTGACATGGTCTATAAGAGAAGAAGACAAGGCGCGCAAACGCGCCCTTAGTGACTGCTCTACCATAAGACCTATGGTGACGTTGACGTGTGTGTCCTAAGGACAATAGCTCTCATTCTCATGCCTTATCCCCTCTTTCCCAGTTATGTGTATGTGAGTGATGACGAACGTAGCCCTCACCCTATGCGTGACTTTCCACCGCCATCCTATGGCTTGTATGCCCACCTTGTACTGTTATACCGCCATTACAATGTGGCGTATAGATGTGAGAAGGCGCGACATTGGCATAGGCAGTATCGTCGCCGAGCATGCTTGCTCTTTGCGATGACGGGCAAAACGTCCCCACGCGCATGTGACGGATTTCATGGTCTCCATGTATCCTTCTGGGCGTGGCACAACCCCGCACGGAGTCGAAGTGGCATGCAGAGACGGACACAAGGACAGCATACGCTCTGTGCTGTGTCCGTGCATACGCTCCGTCAGTTTTGGCAAGTCTATCGCCACAAGGGGGTCGATTTCATGATTCTTTCGCCTCTTTTCGCAACCCAAAGCGCGTCCCAACGTCCCCTCTTCCCCTATTTCCACGCCATACGCCTCAGCCATGTGAGTCAGAAACCGCTCATCGCCTTAGGCGGTATCACACAGAAAACAGCGCGCCTCTTGCGTCCCCACCGATTCTATGGATATGCTGGCATTGACGCCTTCACAAGAAATAAGGCATATCATCCCTATCCCATAAGGATAAAAAAGAGCAAGCCTTAAGGAAGAGAACACATGACGGAAGACACCTATCGCCCACAAATGATCGAACCAAAATGGCAGGCACACTGGCTTCAACATCATTGTTTCTCGACAAAAGAGACGCGCAAGAAATACTATGTCTTAGAGATGTTTCCCTACCCATCAGGGCGTATCCACATGGGCCATGTGCGCAATTATACGTTGGGTGATATTGTTGCTCGTTGGAAACGGGCACAGGGCTATGGTGTCCTCCACCCTATGGGGTGGGATGCCTTTGGCTTGCCGGCGGAAAATGCGGCGCGACTCCATGGCAAACATCCCGCCACATGGACATATGACAATATCGACATGATGCGTCAGCAGCTCCAACAGATGGGCTTTTCCTATGATTGGGAGAGGGAAATAGCGAGTTGCCATCCCGATTACTACGTCCATGAACAAAAGATATTCCTTGCGTTCCTCAAGAAAGGCATTGCCTATCGCAAAAAAGCCAACGTGAATTGGGATCCCGTTGAGAAGAGCGTCCTTGCCAATGAACAAGTCATCGATGGGCGAGGATGGCGGTCGAATGCGCCCATCGAACAACGTCACTTGACCCAATGGTTCTTGCGTATCAGCGACTATGGTGAAACGTTACGTCATGCCTTAGGACAATTGACATCTTGGCCTCAGAAAGTGACGCTGATGCAGGAGCATTGGATTGGCATGTCCGATGGCAGTCTTATCCGTTTCGACATAGAAGGGGGGGGAAAAGACCCTATAGACGTCTTTACGACACGTCCTGAGACGCTGTTTGGCGCTTGCTTCTGCGCTCTCTCGCCACAACATCCCCTTTCTCGTCAGCTCAGTGAGCATCATCCCGCCCTCCGCCAATTCATCCATAGGCATGCTCAACAGGCCACGCATGAGACGACAGATATGGATAAGGAGGGTATTGATACGGGATTGCGCGTTCTTCATCCTTACTTGCGTGATGTGACCTTACCCCTGTATGTCGCCAATTTTGTTCTCATGGACTATGGATGTGGCGCTCTCTTTGGATGTCCCGCCCATGACCCGCGGGATTATGCCTTTGCACAGAAATATGGCCTCCCTATCACCCGTGTCATCGAACACCCTACCTTGCAAGAGACTCCCGTGCCATGGACAGGGGATGGCATCATGGTGAATTCAGCGTTCTTAAATGGCTTGGAGACGGCAACAGCCAGACAACGTATGATAGAACGCCTCGAGAAAGACAACAAAGGCACAAGACAGAGAGTCTATCGTTTACGTGATTGGGGTATATCGCGTCAACGTTACTGGGGGTGTCCCATCCCTGTGATTCACTGCCCCCATTGTGGCGTTGTGCCAGTGCCTCTCAAAGATTTGCCTGTCATGCTCCCCTCAGACATCGATTTTTCCAAGCCCGGCAATCCATTAGACCATCACGAAGAGTGGAAAAACACACGATGTCCACAATGCAGTCGCAAGGCGCAACGTGAGACAGATACATTAGATACATTTTTCGAGTCATCGTGGTATTTTCTCCGCTTCACATCACCCCGTAGCCCCCAAGAATGTGAGTCTGATGCGCTCAAACACTGGATGCCTGTGGATTGCTATATCGGTGGTATCGAACATGCCATTCTTCACTTGCTCTATGCCCGTTTTTTCATGCGCGCCCTAAGGGATTGTGGCTATCCCATCCCCGATGACGCTATCGAACCATTTCACCAATTGCTGACCCAAGGCATGGTGTGCCATCCAACCTACAGGGATTGTGAAGGGACGTGGCTTTCGCCCGATGATGTGATAAGGCGTGGCCGCGGCCATAACAAAGGAGAAGGCAACAATGTGGATAAAGAAGGTCGCCCCGTCTATGTTGGGCGCATGGAAAAAATGAGTAAATCCAAAAAGAATGTCATTGACCCCGACACCATCATCAAACAATGGGGCGCTGATACAGCGCGCCTCTTTATCGTCTCTGACACACCTGCCGAGCGTGACCTCGAATGGAGCGATACAGGCATTAAAGGCACTCACCGCTATTTACAACGTCTATGGACAGCTCTCCATGGGCTATGCCCCTCTCTCAAAAAGGTCGAGAGTGCGCCACTGACGCAACAACAGCAAGATAAAGCGTTCTTTTCTCTTATTCATCGAAGCATCCACCTCACCACCAACCACCTAGAACATCACCAATTTAACCGCGCCGTCGCCACATTGCATACGTTCGCCAATGGTCTCTTACGTCATAAAGATGATAAAAACCTTCCCCTCCTCAAGCTGGGAGTCGAGACGTTGCTTATCTTGCATAATCCTATCACGCCCCATTTTTGCGAGGAATTATGGCAACGTCTCGGCCACACAAAAAGCCTCACCCACGTCCCATGGCCCAAAGCCCATAAGGCCTTTTTCCATGAGGAAGAATGCACCATTGCCATACAAGTCAATGGCACGTTGCGCGCCCAACTTCGCCTTCCCCGAGGCACAGCACAGCACCATGCTGAACAGCAAGCCCTCTCACTACCACGTCTCACAGCTTATCTCAAAGACACAAAACCTAAAAAAATTGTCTATGTGGTCGACAAGGTGCTCAATATCGTCACATCGTGACATAGATTGTCCCGAGGGCTAAAAAAACAAGAAAGCCAAAAACATCTGTCCCCATTGTGACGATCGTGGCCGATGCAATGGCGGGATCCACCCGCACCCTCTCCATAAGAAGAGGAACAAGCGTGCCTAAAGCGCCCGCCATAGCGATATTCATGACGATAGCCACAAAGGTCACAAGCGCTAAGTCGCTATCACCATACCAAAACCACGCCATCATGGCAGCAAGGCATCCCAGTAAGAGGCCATTGCCACAATTCATAACACATTCTTTGACGATATTACGCCAACGATTGCCTGAGACAAGTTCTTTCATGGCAATGGCACGCACCGTCACCGTCAATGTCTGCACAGCGGCAATGCCGCCCATCGAGGCAACGACAGGCATCAGCACGGCAAGAGCAACCAATTTATCGATAGAGTCAGCGAATTGCGCAATAACAAAGGCAGACAAAAAGGCAGAGCCCAGATGAATGGCAAGCCACTTGAAGCGATGCCCCATAGATGAACGCAAGCTGCTATGAAATCCTTCCTGTTGCACGCTTGCTAAATGCATAAAATCCTCAGCCGCCTCATGGTCAATGACATCAACAACATCATCAATCGTCACGACTCCCGCCAACCGTCCATGCTCATCGACAACAGGATAAGAGGTGAGGTCCTTATCACGAAAGAGAAATGCGACCTCTTCTTGCGGTGTATGAATGGATATAGGCGTGATGTTTGTCTCCATAATCTTGGAGAGAGGCTGGTCTCGGTTGGAGCGTAAAAGCGTGGCGAGACGAATGACTCCCACAGGATGTTGGCGTGGGTCCACAACTTGCACATCGAAAAAATGGTGAGGTAAGTCCTTTTCTTGACGCATATAGTCGATGATGTCACCCACATGCCAT
This Alphaproteobacteria bacterium GM7ARS4 DNA region includes the following protein-coding sequences:
- a CDS encoding YggS family pyridoxal phosphate-dependent enzyme, translating into MVEQSLRARLRALSSSLIDHVTLVAVSKTQSVDAIKLLLGAGHRVFAENRIQEAIEKWRPLRQAYPSVELHYIGHLQRNKVSQAFDMFDVIESLDSERLAKRCAYERHQRGGLCPALWVQVNIGEEAQKGGIHKTHAQEFVTWVRHDLTIPINGLMAIPPVGEDPAPYFQQMQGLAQACAVSCLSMGMSADYTIAMRYGATHVRLGTALFGARPA
- a CDS encoding thiamine phosphate synthase, coding for MPYPLFPSYVYVSDDERSPHPMRDFPPPSYGLYAHLVLLYRHYNVAYRCEKARHWHRQYRRRACLLFAMTGKTSPRACDGFHGLHVSFWAWHNPARSRSGMQRRTQGQHTLCAVSVHTLRQFWQVYRHKGVDFMILSPLFATQSASQRPLFPYFHAIRLSHVSQKPLIALGGITQKTARLLRPHRFYGYAGIDAFTRNKAYHPYPIRIKKSKP
- a CDS encoding leucine--tRNA ligase; this encodes MTEDTYRPQMIEPKWQAHWLQHHCFSTKETRKKYYVLEMFPYPSGRIHMGHVRNYTLGDIVARWKRAQGYGVLHPMGWDAFGLPAENAARLHGKHPATWTYDNIDMMRQQLQQMGFSYDWEREIASCHPDYYVHEQKIFLAFLKKGIAYRKKANVNWDPVEKSVLANEQVIDGRGWRSNAPIEQRHLTQWFLRISDYGETLRHALGQLTSWPQKVTLMQEHWIGMSDGSLIRFDIEGGGKDPIDVFTTRPETLFGACFCALSPQHPLSRQLSEHHPALRQFIHRHAQQATHETTDMDKEGIDTGLRVLHPYLRDVTLPLYVANFVLMDYGCGALFGCPAHDPRDYAFAQKYGLPITRVIEHPTLQETPVPWTGDGIMVNSAFLNGLETATARQRMIERLEKDNKGTRQRVYRLRDWGISRQRYWGCPIPVIHCPHCGVVPVPLKDLPVMLPSDIDFSKPGNPLDHHEEWKNTRCPQCSRKAQRETDTLDTFFESSWYFLRFTSPRSPQECESDALKHWMPVDCYIGGIEHAILHLLYARFFMRALRDCGYPIPDDAIEPFHQLLTQGMVCHPTYRDCEGTWLSPDDVIRRGRGHNKGEGNNVDKEGRPVYVGRMEKMSKSKKNVIDPDTIIKQWGADTARLFIVSDTPAERDLEWSDTGIKGTHRYLQRLWTALHGLCPSLKKVESAPLTQQQQDKAFFSLIHRSIHLTTNHLEHHQFNRAVATLHTFANGLLRHKDDKNLPLLKLGVETLLILHNPITPHFCEELWQRLGHTKSLTHVPWPKAHKAFFHEEECTIAIQVNGTLRAQLRLPRGTAQHHAEQQALSLPRLTAYLKDTKPKKIVYVVDKVLNIVTS
- the mgtE gene encoding magnesium transporter encodes the protein MSALTAATPPATAMTGHTVPIQSLNAILHEGDKDILTAFIDTLDNQKKARCIDMLEGERRTLFAKAFYTHALKKKDYVAIADVISLLDPQVQADVIHDLGVRAVAKVLHHLETDDILAILENLKEESRTTALEHIPTSMRAWLEVSLSYPKKSAGRLMQREVVAVPVTWHVGDIIDYMRQEKDLPHHFFDVQVVDPRQHPVGVIRLATLLRSNRDQPLSKIMETNITPISIHTPQEEVAFLFRDKDLTSYPVVDEHGRLAGVVTIDDVVDVIDHEAAEDFMHLASVQQEGFHSSLRSSMGHRFKWLAIHLGSAFLSAFVIAQFADSIDKLVALAVLMPVVASMGGIAAVQTLTVTVRAIAMKELVSGNRWRNIVKECVMNCGNGLLLGCLAAMMAWFWYGDSDLALVTFVAIVMNIAMAGALGTLVPLLMERVRVDPAIASATIVTMGTDVFGFLVFLALGTIYVTM